From one Phocaeicola salanitronis DSM 18170 genomic stretch:
- a CDS encoding cofactor-independent phosphoglycerate mutase: protein MKHLIILGDGMADWAVPSLGNKTLLQYAHTPCMDMLARMGRTGMLKTVADGFHPGSEVANMSVMGYDLPTVYEGRGVLEAASIGVDLEPDDMAMRCNLVCIEGDILKNHSAGHITTEEADELIRALEERLGSDRIHFYTGVQYRHLLVVKGGNKHVACVPPHDIPLQPFRPNLVKALVPEAQETADLLNGLIMASQDLLASHPLNLKRMSEGKDPANSIWPWSPGYRPKMEPLANKYPSIRKGSVITAVDLIRGIGRYAGLRCIDVEGATGLYTTNYEGKAQAAIDALKTDDFVYLHIEASDEAGHEGDVDLKLKTIEYLDQRAVKPIWEVVKDWDEPVAIAVLPDHPTPCELRTHTAEPIPFLIYYPGIEPDAVQAYDEVSCREGGYGMLEKDEFMNLFMNS from the coding sequence ATGAAACATCTGATTATATTAGGAGACGGGATGGCGGATTGGGCTGTCCCCTCTCTGGGAAACAAGACTTTATTGCAATATGCCCATACGCCCTGCATGGATATGCTGGCACGCATGGGACGCACCGGAATGCTGAAGACCGTAGCCGACGGGTTTCATCCGGGAAGCGAGGTGGCGAACATGTCGGTAATGGGGTACGACTTGCCTACGGTGTACGAGGGACGCGGGGTGTTGGAAGCCGCCAGCATCGGAGTCGATTTGGAGCCGGATGACATGGCGATGCGCTGCAACCTGGTATGCATAGAGGGCGATATCCTGAAGAACCATTCGGCAGGGCACATCACCACCGAAGAAGCCGACGAGCTGATTCGTGCCTTGGAAGAACGCTTAGGCTCCGACCGTATCCATTTCTATACTGGCGTGCAATACCGGCATTTGCTGGTGGTGAAAGGCGGAAACAAACACGTGGCTTGCGTGCCTCCGCACGACATCCCGTTGCAGCCCTTCCGCCCGAATCTGGTGAAGGCGTTGGTTCCCGAAGCGCAAGAAACCGCCGATTTGCTGAACGGGCTGATTATGGCTTCGCAAGACTTGCTGGCTTCGCATCCGCTTAACCTGAAACGGATGAGCGAGGGCAAAGACCCGGCGAACAGCATCTGGCCCTGGAGTCCCGGTTATCGCCCGAAGATGGAGCCGTTGGCGAATAAATACCCCTCCATCCGCAAGGGCTCGGTGATTACGGCGGTCGACCTCATCCGGGGCATCGGACGCTATGCCGGACTCCGGTGCATCGATGTGGAAGGTGCTACGGGACTTTATACCACCAATTACGAAGGCAAGGCACAAGCCGCCATCGATGCCCTGAAGACCGATGATTTCGTTTACCTGCACATCGAAGCAAGCGATGAGGCAGGACATGAGGGCGATGTAGACTTGAAGTTGAAGACCATCGAATATCTGGACCAGCGTGCCGTTAAACCCATTTGGGAAGTGGTAAAAGACTGGGACGAACCGGTGGCGATAGCCGTGCTTCCCGACCATCCGACCCCGTGCGAATTGCGCACGCATACCGCCGAGCCGATACCTTTCTTGATTTATTATCCGGGCATTGAGCCGGATGCGGTGCAGGCATACGATGAGGTGTCGTGCCGGGAAGGCGGATACGGCATGTTGGAAAAAGACGAGTTTATGAATTTATTTATGAATAGCTGA
- the rsgA gene encoding ribosome small subunit-dependent GTPase A, with the protein MEKGLVIKNTGSWYVVKTEDGKQIECKIKGNFRLKGIRSTNPIAVGDRVQIALNPEGTAFITEIEDRKNYIIRRASNLSKQSHIIAANLDLCMLVVTVNYPETSTIFIDRFLASAEAYRVPVALVFNKTDLYSEDELRYLEGLIHLYTHIGYPCFRISALNNEGINEIKEELKGKITLFSGHSGVGKSTLINAILPEAHLKTGEISTAHNKGMHTTTFSEMFPVEGEGYIIDTPGIKGFGTFDMKDEEVSHYFKEIFEFSAHCKYGNCTHRHEPGCAVREAVENHYISESRYASYLNILEDREEGKYRAAY; encoded by the coding sequence TTGGAAAAAGGATTAGTCATCAAGAACACAGGAAGCTGGTATGTGGTAAAGACCGAAGACGGGAAGCAGATTGAATGCAAGATAAAAGGGAACTTCCGCCTGAAAGGAATACGCAGCACCAATCCTATTGCGGTGGGCGACCGTGTGCAAATCGCCTTGAACCCCGAAGGGACCGCCTTCATCACCGAAATAGAAGACCGCAAGAACTACATCATACGCCGGGCTTCGAACCTCTCCAAGCAATCGCATATCATTGCAGCCAACCTCGACCTGTGCATGCTGGTGGTGACCGTCAATTATCCCGAAACCTCCACTATCTTTATCGACCGTTTCTTGGCTTCCGCCGAAGCCTATCGGGTGCCGGTAGCACTGGTATTCAACAAGACCGACCTTTATTCAGAAGACGAATTGCGCTATTTGGAAGGGCTTATTCACCTTTACACCCATATCGGATATCCTTGCTTCCGCATTTCTGCCCTCAATAATGAAGGAATCAATGAAATAAAGGAAGAACTGAAAGGGAAAATCACCCTCTTTTCAGGGCATTCGGGCGTAGGGAAATCAACGCTTATCAATGCCATCCTGCCCGAAGCACACCTGAAAACCGGAGAAATATCCACAGCCCATAACAAAGGCATGCACACCACGACTTTTTCTGAAATGTTCCCCGTAGAAGGCGAAGGATATATCATCGACACACCGGGCATCAAAGGATTCGGCACCTTCGACATGAAAGACGAAGAAGTGAGCCATTACTTCAAAGAGATTTTCGAATTCTCCGCGCATTGCAAGTACGGAAACTGCACCCACCGGCACGAACCGGGCTGCGCCGTACGCGAAGCCGTAGAGAACCATTACATCAGCGAATCACGCTATGCATCCTACCTTAATATTCTGGAAGACAGAGAAGAAGGAAAGTATCGCGCGGCATATTAA
- the thrA gene encoding bifunctional aspartate kinase/homoserine dehydrogenase I, translated as MKVLKFGGTSVGSVNSMLNVKKIVEAIDDKVIVVVSALGGITDKLIKTSNMAASGDSGYEKEMKEIVNRHIEMVYTVIPAGEKRELLLDCVNELLSELKDIFQGIYLIRDLSPKTSSTIVSYGERLSSIIVATLIDGAQWFDSRLFIKTEKKHNKHILDSELTNRLVRETFREIPRVSLVPGFISSDKDTGEVTNLGRGGSDYTASIIAAALDADVLEIWTDVDGFMTADPRVISTAYPITELSYVEAMELCNFGAKVVYPPTIYPVCHKNIPILIKNTFNPDAPGTIVKQEADHSSKAIKGISSINDTCLITMTGLGMVGVIGVNYRIFKTLAENGISVFLVSQASSENSTSIGVRNEDAALACKVLDEEFAKEIEMGEISPMKAEGGLATVAIVGENMKHTPGIAGKLFGTLGRNGINVIACAQGASETNISFVVEGGSLRKTLNVIHDSFFLSEYQVLNLFICGIGTVGHSLIDQIHSQQERLKQERGLNLKIVGIANGHKAMFTRAGIDLAHYREELEEKGMPSSVQVLHDEIIGMNIFNSVFVDCTASPEIASLYKDFLGHNISVVAANKIAASSDYEIYAELKRIARHRGVKFLFETNVGAGLPVINTINDLINSGDKILKIEAVLSGTLNYIFNEISADVPLSQTIRNAKEQGYSEPDPRIDLSGTDVVRKLVILAREAGYCLNQEDVEKHLFIPDSFFEGSLDDFWRKIPSLDADFEARRKVLEREGKRWRFVARFEGGKGVVELVEVDRHHPFYELAGSNNIILLTTERYNEYPMLIQGYGAGASVTAAGVFADIMSIANI; from the coding sequence ATGAAAGTATTGAAATTCGGCGGAACGTCGGTAGGCTCCGTCAACAGCATGTTGAATGTAAAGAAAATAGTTGAGGCGATAGATGATAAGGTAATCGTAGTGGTTTCGGCGTTGGGAGGCATCACCGACAAGTTGATAAAGACTTCGAACATGGCGGCATCGGGCGATTCGGGATACGAGAAAGAGATGAAGGAAATCGTGAACCGCCACATCGAAATGGTTTATACGGTGATTCCTGCGGGCGAGAAACGGGAGTTGCTCCTCGATTGTGTGAATGAGCTGCTGAGCGAATTGAAGGATATCTTTCAAGGCATTTATCTGATACGCGACCTTTCGCCCAAGACCTCGTCGACCATCGTAAGCTATGGCGAGCGTTTGTCTTCCATCATCGTGGCTACGCTCATCGACGGGGCACAATGGTTCGACTCCCGCCTGTTCATCAAGACGGAAAAGAAGCACAACAAGCATATCCTCGACTCGGAACTGACCAACCGTCTGGTGCGCGAGACCTTCCGTGAGATTCCGCGCGTATCGTTGGTGCCGGGCTTTATCTCGTCGGATAAGGATACGGGCGAAGTGACTAATTTGGGCAGGGGCGGTTCTGATTATACCGCTTCTATCATCGCCGCGGCGCTGGATGCCGATGTGCTGGAGATATGGACGGATGTGGACGGGTTTATGACCGCTGACCCGAGGGTCATCAGCACCGCTTACCCCATCACCGAGCTGAGCTATGTGGAGGCGATGGAGCTTTGCAACTTCGGCGCGAAGGTGGTTTATCCGCCTACTATCTATCCGGTATGCCATAAGAATATACCTATATTAATAAAGAATACATTCAATCCCGACGCTCCGGGCACTATCGTGAAGCAGGAGGCAGACCATTCTTCGAAAGCCATCAAGGGCATTTCTTCTATCAACGACACGTGCCTCATTACGATGACCGGACTGGGTATGGTAGGCGTTATCGGCGTGAACTACCGCATCTTCAAGACCCTGGCGGAGAACGGCATCAGTGTGTTCCTCGTATCGCAGGCTTCTTCGGAAAACTCTACTTCTATCGGCGTGCGCAATGAAGATGCGGCACTTGCCTGCAAGGTGCTCGATGAAGAGTTCGCCAAGGAAATCGAAATGGGCGAAATCAGCCCGATGAAAGCCGAGGGAGGGCTTGCTACGGTAGCTATTGTGGGTGAAAACATGAAGCATACGCCGGGCATTGCCGGAAAGCTCTTCGGTACGCTGGGGCGGAACGGCATTAACGTGATAGCCTGTGCGCAAGGTGCGTCGGAAACCAATATCTCGTTTGTGGTAGAAGGCGGTTCGCTCCGCAAGACCTTGAATGTCATCCACGATTCGTTTTTTCTTTCCGAATATCAAGTGCTGAACCTTTTCATTTGCGGCATCGGTACGGTGGGGCATAGCCTGATAGACCAGATACACAGCCAGCAGGAACGCTTGAAGCAGGAACGGGGACTGAACCTGAAAATCGTGGGAATCGCCAACGGGCACAAGGCAATGTTCACCCGTGCGGGAATCGACCTTGCCCATTACCGCGAGGAACTGGAAGAAAAGGGCATGCCTTCATCGGTGCAGGTATTGCACGATGAGATTATCGGGATGAATATCTTCAACTCGGTGTTTGTGGATTGTACAGCCAGCCCCGAAATCGCTTCCTTGTATAAGGATTTCCTGGGGCATAACATCTCGGTGGTGGCGGCGAACAAGATTGCGGCTTCTTCGGATTATGAGATTTATGCCGAACTGAAGCGCATAGCCCGCCATCGGGGCGTGAAGTTCCTCTTCGAGACCAATGTGGGAGCAGGGCTTCCGGTCATCAATACCATCAATGACTTGATTAACAGTGGAGACAAGATATTGAAAATCGAAGCCGTGTTGAGCGGTACGCTGAATTACATTTTCAATGAAATCAGTGCCGACGTGCCTTTGAGCCAGACCATCCGGAACGCGAAGGAGCAGGGGTATTCCGAACCCGACCCGCGCATCGACCTGAGCGGGACCGATGTGGTGCGCAAGCTGGTCATCCTGGCACGCGAGGCGGGATATTGCCTGAATCAGGAAGATGTGGAGAAACACTTGTTCATTCCCGACAGCTTCTTCGAAGGGTCGCTGGATGACTTCTGGCGCAAGATACCTTCGCTGGATGCCGATTTCGAGGCACGCCGCAAGGTGTTGGAGCGTGAAGGCAAGCGCTGGCGGTTCGTGGCACGCTTCGAAGGCGGAAAGGGAGTGGTAGAACTGGTAGAGGTAGACCGCCATCATCCGTTCTACGAACTGGCGGGAAGCAATAATATCATCTTGCTTACCACCGAGCGCTATAACGAATATCCGATGCTTATCCAAGGCTATGGAGCCGGTGCGAGCGTGACCGCCGCCGGAGTGTTTGCGGATATTATGAGCATTGCGAATATATAG
- the frr gene encoding ribosome recycling factor has product MADSKTILSSAEEKMDMAIMYLEDALAHIRAGKADVRLLDGIRVDSYGSMVPINNVAAVTTPDARSIAIKPWDKSMFRIIEKAIIDSDLGIMPENNGEIIRIGIPPLTEERRKQLAKQCKGEGETAKVSVRNARRDAIDALKKAVKDGMPEDEQKNSEAKLQKTHDKYIKQIDDLLAAKDKEIMTV; this is encoded by the coding sequence ATGGCAGATTCTAAAACTATCCTCAGCAGCGCTGAAGAAAAAATGGATATGGCAATCATGTATCTGGAAGATGCTTTGGCACATATCCGCGCCGGAAAAGCCGATGTACGTCTGCTTGACGGCATCCGTGTAGATTCATACGGAAGCATGGTTCCTATTAATAATGTAGCGGCGGTCACTACCCCCGACGCACGGAGCATCGCCATCAAGCCGTGGGACAAGAGCATGTTCCGCATCATCGAAAAAGCGATTATCGACTCCGACCTGGGTATCATGCCCGAAAACAACGGCGAAATTATCCGCATCGGCATCCCTCCATTGACAGAAGAGCGCCGTAAACAACTCGCCAAACAATGCAAAGGCGAAGGGGAAACGGCTAAAGTAAGCGTACGCAACGCACGGCGCGATGCCATCGACGCCCTGAAGAAAGCCGTAAAAGACGGTATGCCCGAAGACGAGCAGAAGAATTCGGAAGCAAAGCTTCAAAAGACGCACGACAAGTATATCAAGCAAATCGATGACTTGCTCGCCGCTAAAGACAAAGAAATCATGACTGTATAA